Proteins encoded in a region of the Burkholderia ubonensis subsp. mesacidophila genome:
- the coaD gene encoding pantetheine-phosphate adenylyltransferase, with product MVVAVYPGTFDPLTRGHEDLVRRASSIFDTLVVGVADSRAKKPFFSLEERLEIANEVLGHYPNVKVMGFTGLLKDFVRTNNARVIVRGLRAVSDFEYEFQMAGMNRYLLPDVETMFMTPSDQYQFISGTIVREIAQLGGDVSKFVFPSVEKWLTEKVAAMGQGPAA from the coding sequence ATGGTAGTCGCCGTGTATCCGGGTACGTTCGATCCGCTGACGCGTGGCCACGAAGATCTCGTGCGGCGCGCATCGAGCATTTTTGATACGCTGGTCGTCGGCGTCGCCGACAGCCGCGCGAAAAAGCCGTTCTTCTCGCTGGAGGAACGTCTGGAGATTGCGAACGAGGTGCTTGGCCATTACCCGAACGTGAAGGTGATGGGCTTCACCGGCCTGCTGAAGGATTTCGTCCGCACCAACAACGCGCGGGTGATCGTGCGCGGCCTGCGCGCGGTGTCCGATTTCGAATACGAGTTCCAGATGGCGGGGATGAACCGCTATCTGCTGCCGGACGTCGAGACGATGTTCATGACGCCGTCCGATCAGTACCAGTTCATTTCCGGGACGATCGTGCGCGAAATCGCCCAGTTGGGTGGAGATGTCAGCAAGTTCGTGTTCCCGTCGGTCGAGAAGTGGCTGACGGAAAAAGTGGCCGCAATGGGCCAGGGCCCGGCCGCGTGA
- the ftsY gene encoding signal recognition particle-docking protein FtsY has protein sequence MFSFFKRFKKTQEPTPAEAPSAAEPQADAQSADAPAPQPAPAPRESAPSSGGAAPQLDTPAVVMTVTPADGGRGEVVETVEIVPPPTTDPNAKKSWLARLKSGLAKTSSSITGVFVSTKIDEDLYEELETALLMSDAGIDATEYLLDALREKVRTNRLTDPQQVKGALHDLLVDLLKPLEKSLMLGRAQPLVMMIAGVNGAGKTTSIGKLAKHLQSFDQSVLLAAGDTFRAAAREQLTIWGERNNVTVVQQESGDPAAVIFDAVSAARARGIDVMMADTAGRLPTQLHLMEELKKVKRVISKAHDGAPHEVLLVIDANTGQNALTQVKAFDDALGLTGLIVTKLDGTAKGGILAAIARQRPVPVYFIGVGEKVEDLQPFSAEEFVDALLG, from the coding sequence ATGTTCAGTTTCTTCAAACGATTCAAGAAAACGCAGGAGCCGACGCCCGCGGAAGCGCCGTCGGCCGCCGAGCCGCAGGCGGACGCGCAGTCCGCCGATGCGCCCGCGCCGCAGCCGGCGCCGGCCCCGCGCGAATCCGCGCCCTCGTCCGGCGGCGCGGCGCCGCAGCTGGACACGCCCGCCGTCGTGATGACGGTCACCCCGGCCGACGGCGGCCGCGGCGAGGTCGTCGAGACGGTCGAGATCGTCCCGCCGCCCACAACGGACCCCAATGCGAAGAAGTCGTGGCTCGCGCGCCTGAAGTCCGGGCTCGCGAAGACCAGTTCGAGCATCACCGGCGTGTTCGTCAGCACGAAGATCGACGAGGACCTGTACGAGGAGCTCGAGACCGCGCTGCTGATGTCCGACGCGGGCATCGACGCGACCGAATACCTGCTCGACGCGCTGCGCGAGAAAGTGCGCACGAACCGGCTCACCGATCCGCAGCAGGTCAAGGGTGCGCTGCACGACCTGCTCGTCGACCTGCTGAAGCCGCTCGAGAAATCGCTGATGCTCGGCCGCGCGCAGCCGCTCGTGATGATGATCGCGGGCGTCAACGGCGCCGGCAAGACGACCAGCATCGGCAAGCTCGCCAAGCACCTGCAGAGCTTCGACCAGTCGGTGCTGCTGGCCGCGGGCGACACGTTCCGCGCGGCCGCCCGCGAACAGCTGACGATCTGGGGCGAGCGCAATAACGTGACGGTGGTGCAGCAGGAAAGCGGCGATCCAGCCGCGGTGATCTTCGACGCGGTCAGCGCCGCGCGCGCGCGCGGCATCGACGTGATGATGGCCGACACCGCCGGCCGCCTGCCGACGCAGCTGCACCTGATGGAAGAGCTGAAGAAGGTGAAGCGCGTGATCTCGAAGGCGCACGACGGCGCGCCGCACGAAGTGCTGCTCGTGATCGACGCGAACACGGGCCAGAACGCGCTCACGCAGGTGAAGGCGTTCGACGACGCGCTCGGCCTGACCGGCCTCATCGTCACGAAGCTCGACGGCACCGCGAAGGGCGGCATCCTCGCCGCGATCGCGCGGCAGCGCCCGGTGCCCGTCTACTTCATCGGCGTCGGCGAGAAGGTCGAGGACCTGCAGCCGTTCAGCGCAGAGGAATTCGTCGACGCGCTGCTCGGCTGA
- a CDS encoding 50S ribosomal protein L25/general stress protein Ctc — MKVVAFERQQQGTGASRRLRNAGKTTGIVYGGEAAPQMIELDHNALWHALKKEAFHSSILDLEVAGASQQVLLRDVQYHPFKQLVLHVDFQRVDAKKKLHTKVPLHFLNAEVSPAVKLSSAIISHVATEIEVECLPADLPEFLELDLSKIEAGQSLHAKDITLPKGVALVAHVDAENPVIASAALPAGAVSDAAEGETPAA; from the coding sequence ATGAAAGTCGTCGCTTTCGAGCGCCAACAGCAAGGTACGGGTGCGAGCCGCCGCCTGCGCAACGCTGGTAAGACCACGGGTATCGTCTACGGTGGCGAAGCAGCCCCGCAAATGATCGAACTCGATCACAACGCCCTGTGGCACGCGCTGAAGAAGGAAGCCTTCCACTCGTCGATCCTCGACCTCGAAGTGGCCGGCGCATCGCAGCAAGTCCTGCTGCGTGACGTTCAGTACCACCCGTTCAAGCAACTCGTGCTGCACGTGGACTTCCAGCGCGTCGACGCGAAGAAGAAGCTGCACACGAAGGTGCCGCTGCACTTCCTGAACGCTGAAGTCAGCCCGGCCGTGAAGCTGTCGAGCGCGATCATCTCGCACGTCGCGACGGAAATCGAAGTTGAATGCCTGCCGGCCGACCTGCCGGAATTCCTCGAACTCGACCTGTCGAAGATCGAAGCGGGCCAATCGCTGCACGCGAAGGACATCACGCTGCCGAAGGGCGTCGCGCTGGTCGCCCACGTCGACGCTGAAAACCCGGTCATCGCATCGGCAGCTCTGCCGGCCGGCGCCGTGTCGGACGCGGCTGAAGGCGAAACGCCGGCTGCCTAA
- the mutM gene encoding bifunctional DNA-formamidopyrimidine glycosylase/DNA-(apurinic or apyrimidinic site) lyase, with protein sequence MPELPEVEVTRRGIEPFVAGRRVERVDVRTAMLRWPVPAGLAEQLRAREVLGVERRGKYLLFEVDAGWFIVHLGMTGTLRVLPTAGAPPAAAKHDHIDWIFDEFVLRYRDPRRFGAVLWHPREAGDVHAHPLLASLGVEPFSPAFTGALLHARTRGRSVSVKQALLAGDIVVGVGNIYASESLFRAGIRPTTAAGKVSLPRYERLADAVRATLADAIERGGSTLRDFVGSNGESGYFQLDCFVYDRAGHPCRVCGTPIRQIVQGQRSTYFCPTCQR encoded by the coding sequence ATGCCAGAGTTGCCAGAAGTCGAAGTGACCCGCCGGGGTATCGAACCCTTTGTCGCGGGTCGGCGCGTCGAGCGCGTCGACGTCCGTACCGCGATGCTGCGCTGGCCGGTGCCGGCCGGGCTCGCGGAGCAGTTGCGCGCGCGCGAGGTGCTCGGCGTCGAGCGGCGCGGCAAGTACCTGCTGTTCGAGGTCGACGCCGGCTGGTTCATCGTGCATCTCGGCATGACGGGCACGCTGCGCGTGCTGCCGACCGCCGGCGCGCCGCCCGCCGCCGCGAAGCACGACCACATCGACTGGATCTTCGACGAATTCGTGCTGCGCTACCGCGATCCGCGCCGCTTCGGCGCCGTGCTGTGGCATCCGCGCGAGGCGGGCGACGTGCACGCGCACCCGCTGCTCGCGAGCCTCGGCGTCGAACCGTTCTCGCCGGCCTTCACCGGCGCGCTGCTCCATGCGCGCACGCGCGGGCGCTCGGTGTCGGTGAAGCAGGCGCTGCTCGCGGGCGACATCGTCGTCGGCGTCGGCAACATCTATGCATCGGAGAGCCTGTTCCGCGCCGGCATCCGGCCGACCACCGCCGCCGGGAAGGTGTCGCTGCCGCGCTACGAGCGGCTGGCCGACGCCGTGCGCGCGACGCTCGCCGACGCGATCGAGCGCGGCGGCAGCACGTTGCGCGATTTCGTCGGCAGCAACGGCGAGAGCGGCTACTTCCAGCTCGATTGCTTCGTCTATGATCGCGCGGGCCACCCTTGCCGCGTGTGCGGCACGCCGATCCGGCAGATCGTGCAGGGCCAGCGGTCGACCTATTTCTGTCCGACGTGCCAGCGTTGA
- the hisC gene encoding histidinol-phosphate transaminase produces MSRYWSDVVQQLVPYVPGEQPALAHPVKLNTNENPYPPSPRVVAAIAHELGETGETLRRYPDPLARQLRETVAAHHRIAPDQVFVGNGSDEVLAHTFQALLKHDRPLRFPDISYSFYPTYARLYDVPYTALPLADDFSIRVDDYLDDAGGVLFPNPNAPTGRALPLADIERIAAANPSSAVVIDEAYVDFGAQSAISLIDRYPNLLVVHTTSKARSLAGMRVGFAFGDAGLIDALNRVKDSFNSYPLDRLAQVAARAAYEDDAYFDATCRRVIDSRTRLTQALEAMGFDVVPSAANFVFARHPAHDAATLATRLKEREIFVRHFKLPRIDQHLRITVGTDAECDSLAAALRDLLG; encoded by the coding sequence GTGAGCCGTTACTGGAGCGACGTCGTTCAGCAACTCGTGCCCTACGTGCCGGGCGAACAGCCCGCGCTCGCGCATCCGGTCAAGCTGAACACCAACGAGAATCCCTATCCGCCGTCGCCGCGCGTCGTCGCGGCGATCGCGCACGAACTCGGCGAAACCGGCGAGACGCTGCGCCGCTATCCGGATCCGCTCGCGCGCCAGCTGCGCGAGACGGTCGCCGCCCATCACCGCATCGCGCCGGATCAGGTATTCGTCGGCAACGGCTCCGATGAAGTCCTCGCGCACACGTTCCAGGCGCTGCTCAAGCACGACCGGCCGCTGCGCTTCCCCGACATCTCGTACAGCTTCTATCCAACCTATGCGCGGCTGTACGACGTGCCCTACACGGCGCTGCCGCTCGCTGACGATTTCTCGATCCGCGTCGACGACTACCTCGACGACGCGGGCGGCGTGCTGTTCCCGAACCCGAACGCGCCGACGGGCCGCGCGCTGCCGCTCGCGGACATCGAGCGGATCGCCGCCGCGAATCCGTCGTCGGCGGTCGTCATCGACGAGGCATATGTGGATTTCGGCGCGCAGTCGGCGATCTCGCTGATCGACCGCTACCCGAACCTGCTGGTCGTCCATACGACGTCGAAGGCCCGCTCGCTCGCGGGGATGCGGGTCGGCTTCGCGTTCGGCGATGCCGGCCTGATCGACGCGCTCAACCGCGTGAAGGACAGCTTCAACTCGTACCCGCTCGACCGTCTCGCGCAGGTCGCGGCGCGCGCCGCCTACGAGGACGACGCGTACTTCGACGCGACGTGCCGGCGCGTGATCGACAGCCGCACGCGGCTCACGCAAGCGCTGGAAGCCATGGGATTCGACGTCGTGCCGTCGGCGGCGAATTTCGTGTTCGCGCGCCATCCGGCGCACGACGCGGCCACGCTGGCGACACGGCTCAAGGAGCGGGAGATTTTCGTGCGGCACTTCAAGCTGCCGCGGATCGACCAGCATCTGCGCATCACCGTCGGCACCGATGCCGAGTGCGACTCGCTCGCCGCGGCGCTGCGCGACCTGCTGGGCTGA
- a CDS encoding ribose-phosphate pyrophosphokinase produces the protein MSSHDGLMVFTGNANPALAQEVVNILGIPLGKAMVSRFSDGEIQVEIQENVRGKDVFVLQSTCAPTNDNLMELMIMVDALKRASAGRITAAIPYFGYARQDRRPRSARVAISAKIVANMLEIAGVERIITMDLHADQIQGFFDIPVDNIYATPILLGDLRKQNYSDLLVVSPDVGGVVRARALAKQLNCDLAIIDKRRPKANVAEVMNIIGEVEGRTCVIMDDMVDTAGTLCKAAQVLKDRGAKQVFAYATHPVLSGGAAERIAASALDELVVTDTIPLSAESLACSKIRSLTSASLLAETFSRIRRGDSVMSLFAES, from the coding sequence ATGAGCAGCCATGACGGCCTGATGGTTTTTACTGGCAACGCGAATCCCGCGCTTGCTCAGGAAGTCGTCAATATCCTTGGTATTCCCCTCGGCAAGGCAATGGTCAGCCGTTTCTCCGACGGCGAAATCCAGGTCGAGATCCAGGAAAACGTGCGCGGCAAGGACGTCTTTGTCCTGCAATCCACGTGCGCACCGACCAACGACAACCTGATGGAACTGATGATCATGGTCGATGCGCTCAAGCGCGCATCCGCCGGCCGGATCACCGCAGCCATCCCCTACTTCGGCTACGCCCGCCAGGATCGCCGCCCGCGTTCGGCGCGCGTCGCAATCTCGGCGAAGATCGTCGCGAACATGCTGGAAATCGCCGGCGTCGAGCGGATCATCACGATGGATCTGCACGCCGACCAGATTCAGGGCTTCTTCGACATTCCGGTCGACAACATCTACGCAACGCCGATCCTGCTGGGTGACCTGCGCAAGCAGAACTACTCGGATCTGCTCGTCGTGTCGCCGGACGTCGGCGGCGTGGTCCGCGCCCGTGCGCTCGCGAAGCAGCTCAACTGCGACCTCGCGATCATCGACAAGCGTCGCCCGAAGGCGAACGTCGCCGAAGTGATGAACATCATCGGTGAAGTCGAAGGCCGCACCTGCGTGATCATGGACGACATGGTCGACACCGCCGGCACGCTCTGCAAGGCCGCGCAAGTGCTGAAGGATCGCGGCGCGAAGCAGGTGTTCGCGTATGCGACGCACCCGGTGCTGTCGGGTGGCGCCGCCGAGCGCATCGCCGCATCGGCGCTCGACGAGCTGGTCGTTACCGACACGATCCCGCTGTCCGCAGAATCGCTGGCCTGCTCGAAGATCCGCTCGCTGACGAGCGCGAGCCTCCTGGCCGAGACGTTCTCGCGGATCCGCCGCGGCGATTCGGTGATGTCGCTGTTCGCGGAATCCTGA
- the lolB gene encoding lipoprotein insertase outer membrane protein LolB yields MRMARMFSLSSRAARGIAAAGAAIALAGCASTPPSASAPGGVLQTAATHAYHGRFAVQYNDRLGRPQNVYGNFDWQEHGDDVSLELRSPLGQTLAIVKSSPRTASLELPNRQPQFATDVDLLMQNTLGFSLPLAGLRYWLQPTPAPASPAATVRDAEEDGARIKQIRQDGWTIDYLSYADAPATGVKRVNLVRATPPLDIKLVLDQ; encoded by the coding sequence ATGCGGATGGCCCGGATGTTTTCCCTGTCCTCACGTGCAGCGCGCGGCATCGCCGCGGCGGGCGCTGCGATTGCGCTCGCCGGTTGCGCGAGCACGCCGCCATCGGCGAGCGCGCCCGGCGGCGTGCTGCAGACCGCCGCGACGCACGCGTATCACGGCCGCTTCGCGGTGCAGTACAACGACCGCCTCGGCAGGCCGCAGAACGTGTACGGCAACTTCGACTGGCAGGAGCACGGCGACGACGTGTCGCTCGAGCTGCGCAGCCCGCTCGGCCAGACGCTCGCGATCGTGAAGTCGTCGCCGCGCACGGCGTCGCTCGAGTTGCCGAACCGCCAGCCGCAGTTCGCAACGGATGTCGACCTGCTGATGCAGAACACGCTCGGCTTCTCGCTGCCGCTCGCGGGGCTGCGCTACTGGCTGCAGCCGACGCCCGCGCCCGCCTCGCCGGCCGCGACCGTGCGCGACGCCGAAGAAGACGGCGCCCGCATCAAGCAGATCCGCCAGGACGGCTGGACGATCGATTACCTCTCGTACGCGGATGCGCCGGCCACCGGCGTCAAGCGCGTGAACCTCGTGCGCGCGACGCCGCCGCTCGACATCAAGCTCGTGCTCGACCAGTGA
- the pth gene encoding aminoacyl-tRNA hydrolase, whose protein sequence is MIKLIVGLGNPGAEYTATRHNAGFWLIDQLAREAGATLRDERRFHGFYAKARLHGEEVHLLEPQTYMNRSGQSVVALAQFFKILPDQILVAHDELDLPPGTVKLKRGGGSGGHNGLKDISAHLSSQQYWRLRIGIGHPRDLIPESARAGAKPDVANFVLKPPRREEQDVIDASIERALAVMPMVVKGELDRATMLLHRNG, encoded by the coding sequence ATGATCAAACTGATCGTCGGCCTCGGCAATCCCGGGGCGGAATACACCGCGACGCGCCACAACGCCGGCTTCTGGCTGATCGACCAGCTGGCCCGCGAAGCGGGCGCCACGCTGCGCGACGAGCGCCGCTTCCACGGCTTCTACGCGAAGGCCCGCCTGCACGGCGAGGAAGTCCATCTGCTCGAACCGCAGACGTACATGAACCGCTCCGGCCAGTCGGTCGTCGCGCTCGCGCAATTCTTCAAGATCCTGCCCGACCAGATCCTCGTCGCGCACGACGAGCTCGACCTGCCGCCCGGCACCGTCAAGCTGAAGCGCGGCGGCGGCAGCGGCGGCCACAACGGCCTCAAGGACATTTCCGCGCACCTGTCGTCGCAGCAGTACTGGCGGCTGCGGATCGGCATCGGCCATCCGCGCGACCTGATCCCCGAAAGCGCGCGCGCCGGCGCGAAGCCGGACGTCGCGAATTTCGTGCTGAAGCCGCCGCGCCGCGAAGAGCAGGACGTGATCGACGCGTCGATCGAACGTGCGCTCGCGGTGATGCCGATGGTCGTCAAGGGCGAGCTCGACCGCGCGACGATGCTGCTGCATCGCAACGGCTGA
- a CDS encoding tetratricopeptide repeat protein produces MTLPLKLLQKRPAADARGLRAFPVRRVLGAALIAAWTFAAIPAHAQMPAPDDDESQGAFDHVLPDEKKNLPSVPLTSQIVYQVLAAEVALQRNQPAPAFQTYLALARDTRDPRMAQRATEIALAAQSPADALSAANLWRQYAPDSNRASQVDAALLVLAGKPADAQPMLARELARATGDTRGPAILALQALLARGADRVGGLAVLRDMLKNDMNRPEAQLALARQQLATDDKDGAAQSLKQALQIRPDYLPAALMLSQMGPAERAAGIASFEKYVQQNPKSRDARLALSQLYLADERLDDAQKQFETMRKLDSKDPTPLMALALIKIQQKKLDDATSYLKQYVQLGEKQPNADVGQGYIYLAQIAIDQGNDTAASQWLDKVDQTSQHYLPAQITRAQLLQKQGKTDEARKVLDNLPVNDPRDAAVIARTDASILFTAKRYGEAETRLSRAVDDFPDDPDLRYDYAMAAEKTGHYTTMEKQLRELIRTQPDNPQAYNALGYSLADRNQRLPEASKLIEKAVALAPNDAYIMDSLGWVKFRMGDSAGATTVLRRAYDLQPNAEIGAHLGEVLWKSGAQEEARTAWRAAQKLEPDNDTLVQTLKRLQINGL; encoded by the coding sequence ATGACCCTGCCCTTGAAGCTGCTTCAGAAGCGCCCCGCCGCCGACGCGCGCGGCTTGCGCGCCTTCCCGGTCCGCCGCGTGCTTGGCGCCGCGCTGATCGCCGCATGGACTTTCGCGGCCATTCCGGCCCACGCGCAGATGCCCGCGCCGGATGACGACGAGTCGCAGGGCGCGTTCGACCATGTCTTGCCGGACGAGAAAAAGAATCTCCCGAGCGTGCCGCTGACGAGCCAGATCGTCTACCAGGTGCTCGCCGCGGAAGTCGCGCTCCAGCGCAACCAGCCCGCGCCGGCCTTCCAGACCTATCTCGCACTCGCGCGCGACACGCGCGATCCGCGCATGGCGCAGCGCGCGACCGAAATCGCGCTCGCCGCGCAGAGCCCGGCCGATGCGCTGTCCGCCGCGAACCTGTGGCGCCAGTACGCGCCGGATTCGAACCGCGCGTCGCAGGTCGACGCCGCGCTGCTGGTGCTCGCCGGCAAGCCGGCCGACGCGCAGCCGATGCTCGCGCGCGAACTTGCCCGCGCGACCGGCGACACGCGCGGCCCCGCGATCCTCGCGCTGCAGGCGCTGCTCGCGCGCGGCGCCGATCGTGTCGGCGGCCTCGCGGTGCTGCGGGACATGCTGAAGAACGACATGAATCGCCCGGAGGCGCAACTCGCGCTCGCCCGGCAGCAGCTCGCGACCGACGACAAGGACGGCGCCGCGCAATCGCTCAAGCAGGCGCTGCAGATCCGGCCGGACTACCTGCCCGCGGCGCTGATGCTGTCGCAGATGGGTCCCGCGGAGCGCGCGGCCGGCATCGCGTCGTTCGAGAAGTATGTTCAGCAGAATCCGAAGTCGCGCGACGCGCGGCTCGCGCTGTCGCAGCTGTATCTCGCGGACGAACGCCTCGACGACGCACAGAAGCAGTTCGAGACGATGCGCAAGCTCGACTCGAAGGATCCGACGCCGCTGATGGCGCTCGCGCTGATCAAGATTCAGCAGAAGAAGCTCGACGACGCGACGTCCTACCTGAAGCAGTACGTGCAGCTCGGCGAGAAGCAGCCGAACGCCGACGTCGGCCAGGGCTACATCTACCTCGCCCAGATCGCGATCGACCAGGGCAACGACACGGCCGCGTCGCAATGGCTCGACAAGGTCGACCAGACGAGCCAGCACTACCTGCCCGCGCAGATCACGCGCGCGCAGCTGCTGCAGAAACAGGGCAAGACCGACGAAGCGCGCAAGGTGCTCGACAACCTGCCGGTCAACGATCCGCGCGACGCCGCCGTGATCGCGCGCACCGACGCTTCGATCCTGTTCACCGCGAAGCGCTACGGCGAAGCGGAGACGCGCCTGTCGCGAGCCGTCGACGATTTCCCGGACGATCCGGACCTGCGCTACGACTACGCGATGGCGGCCGAGAAGACCGGCCACTACACGACGATGGAAAAGCAGCTGCGCGAACTGATCCGCACGCAGCCCGACAACCCGCAGGCGTACAACGCGCTCGGCTATTCGCTCGCCGACCGCAACCAGCGCCTGCCGGAAGCCAGCAAGCTGATCGAGAAGGCCGTCGCGCTCGCGCCGAACGACGCGTACATCATGGACAGCCTCGGCTGGGTGAAATTCCGGATGGGCGACTCCGCCGGCGCGACGACGGTCCTGCGGCGCGCGTACGACCTGCAGCCGAACGCCGAAATCGGCGCGCATCTCGGCGAGGTGCTGTGGAAGAGCGGCGCGCAGGAAGAAGCGCGCACCGCGTGGCGCGCGGCGCAGAAGCTCGAACCGGACAACGACACGCTCGTGCAGACGCTCAAGCGCCTCCAGATCAACGGCCTCTGA
- the rsmD gene encoding 16S rRNA (guanine(966)-N(2))-methyltransferase RsmD → MSRSSRSPSGRPAAPTSRGKPHAIRIIGGDWKRTPLAVLDLDGLRPTPDRVRETLFNWLGQDLDGQRCLDLFAGTGALGFEAASRGAASVVMVERHPRAAQQLRAIRDKLGARTVEVAEADALRLAAGLAPGAFDVVFLDPPFGDAAVLARAIALTAPLVAPGGALYVETGEELDPAAHDALAGWEIAKHGKAGAVHYHLLRRENDE, encoded by the coding sequence ATGTCCCGTTCATCCCGTTCACCCTCCGGCCGCCCCGCGGCCCCCACCAGCCGCGGCAAGCCGCACGCGATCCGCATCATCGGCGGCGACTGGAAACGCACGCCGCTCGCGGTGCTGGATCTCGACGGCCTGCGCCCGACGCCCGACCGCGTCCGCGAGACGCTGTTCAACTGGCTCGGCCAGGACCTCGACGGGCAGCGCTGCCTTGATCTGTTCGCCGGCACCGGCGCGCTCGGCTTCGAGGCCGCCTCGCGCGGCGCGGCGAGCGTCGTGATGGTCGAGCGCCATCCGCGCGCGGCGCAGCAGCTGCGCGCGATCCGGGACAAGCTCGGCGCGCGCACGGTCGAGGTCGCCGAGGCCGATGCGCTGCGGCTCGCGGCAGGCCTCGCGCCGGGCGCGTTCGACGTCGTGTTCCTCGACCCGCCGTTCGGCGACGCGGCCGTGCTCGCGCGCGCGATCGCGCTCACCGCGCCGCTGGTGGCGCCGGGCGGCGCGCTGTACGTCGAGACCGGGGAGGAACTCGACCCGGCCGCGCACGATGCGCTCGCCGGCTGGGAGATTGCGAAGCACGGCAAGGCGGGGGCGGTGCACTATCATTTGCTGCGACGCGAAAATGATGAATAA
- a CDS encoding YfhL family 4Fe-4S dicluster ferredoxin: protein MSLMITDECINCDVCEPECPNGAISMGPEIYVIDPNKCTECVGHFDEPQCQQVCPVECIPRDPQHAETQAQLMEKYHALIAAKDDDAPQ from the coding sequence ATGTCTTTGATGATTACCGACGAGTGCATCAATTGCGACGTGTGCGAGCCTGAGTGCCCGAACGGCGCGATTTCGATGGGCCCGGAAATCTACGTGATCGACCCCAACAAATGCACCGAGTGCGTCGGCCATTTCGACGAGCCGCAGTGCCAGCAGGTGTGTCCGGTCGAATGCATCCCGCGCGATCCGCAGCACGCGGAAACGCAAGCGCAGTTGATGGAGAAGTACCACGCGTTGATTGCCGCGAAGGACGACGACGCGCCGCAGTGA
- the ispE gene encoding 4-(cytidine 5'-diphospho)-2-C-methyl-D-erythritol kinase encodes MTDSTRSLRNCLAPAKLNLFLHITGRRPNGYHDLQSVFQLLNWGDTLHFTLRDDGKVARATDVPGVPEESDLVVRAANLLKAHTGAAAGVDIEIDKRLPMGAGLGGGSSDAATTLLALNRLWQLNLPRAELQSLAVKLGADVPFFIFGKNAFAEGIGEELAEVELPTRWFLVVTPSVHVPTAEIFSDELLTRDSKPVTITDFLALQSSDAGWPDSFGRNDMQQVVTSKYAEVAQVAKWLYNEAPARMTGSGASVFAVFHSKREAEAVKAKLPAGWNGAVAESLNEHPLFAFAS; translated from the coding sequence ATGACCGACTCGACCCGCTCGCTGCGCAATTGCCTTGCGCCCGCGAAACTCAACCTGTTCCTGCACATCACCGGCCGCCGCCCGAACGGCTATCACGACCTGCAGAGCGTGTTCCAGCTGCTGAACTGGGGCGACACGCTGCACTTCACGCTGCGCGACGACGGCAAGGTCGCACGCGCAACCGACGTGCCGGGTGTGCCCGAGGAAAGCGATCTCGTCGTGCGCGCCGCCAACCTGCTGAAGGCGCACACCGGCGCGGCGGCCGGCGTCGACATCGAGATCGACAAGCGCCTGCCGATGGGCGCGGGCCTCGGCGGCGGCAGCTCCGACGCGGCGACGACGCTGCTCGCGCTGAATCGTCTGTGGCAGCTGAATCTGCCGCGCGCGGAACTGCAATCGCTCGCAGTGAAACTCGGCGCGGACGTGCCGTTTTTTATTTTTGGAAAAAATGCGTTCGCAGAGGGTATCGGAGAAGAATTAGCTGAGGTAGAATTGCCGACTCGCTGGTTCCTGGTTGTGACGCCAAGCGTTCATGTCCCGACCGCTGAAATATTTTCAGATGAGTTGTTGACAAGAGATTCAAAGCCAGTCACAATTACGGACTTTCTTGCACTGCAAAGCAGTGATGCAGGATGGCCAGACAGTTTCGGCCGGAATGACATGCAGCAAGTTGTGACAAGTAAGTACGCGGAAGTTGCGCAGGTGGCTAAATGGTTGTATAATGAGGCCCCCGCGAGAATGACCGGCTCCGGAGCAAGCGTGTTTGCAGTGTTTCATAGCAAGCGCGAGGCAGAAGCGGTGAAAGCCAAGCTGCCCGCCGGTTGGAACGGCGCAGTTGCCGAGAGCTTGAACGAGCATCCGCTCTTCGCTTTCGCGTCATGA